The DNA sequence CATCATCCACGAAATCGGCGATACAGGCGTCATCATCGGAGCGGATTGCACTGTCGATCCGCAGATCGGACTGGATCGTTTGGAATTGGTAAGGCAAACAGCGGCAGGCGTCTCAGGCAAAAACAACAAACAAACGAGGTCGCTGCAAAAATAAAACAGGACGGCAGGAGCGGTGTTCGCCAAAGTCGGTCAACCCTGATAGACAATCGGTATTATTTTTAAAATAAGCACCGTGTTAGAATCAGACACATACTAAAAAACGATAGCCATTCCGGTAAGCCGGAGTTCAGGAAGGAGGGGTCCCATGGTCGGGATCGTCATCATCGGTTGCGGGGATGTTTCGAAACAGCGGCACGCCCCTCTAAGCGATAAAAACGAAAAAGTCGATCTGGTTGGATTCTATAACCGTACGATCGCAAAAGCAGAAGCTTTCCAAAAGAAGTACGGCGGAAAAGTCTATCGGACTCTTGAGGAAATCTGGGAAGACGGAACGGTCGATGCCGTTATCGTCGCAACGAACGAACAATCGCACAGCCCCATCACCATCGCTGCACTGGAAGCCGGTAAGCATGTGCTGTGTGAAAAGCCGATGGCGGATTCGGTGGCCGAGGCCGAACGCATGCAGCAGACAGCCGAAAAAACGGGGAAAAAGCTGATGATCATCCATAACCAACGACTTTATCCCGCACATCAGCTGCTGAAAAAGTTGCTGACGGAAGGGACACTCGGAAAGATTCATGCTTACCGGACGACATTGGCCAACCAAGGTCAGGAAAATGACGGTTGGGGTACGGCGGTCCCCGATTTCTACGATCGGATCGGCCATACGAACGGCGCTCTGGCGCAGGTGGGCGTCCACCGTATCGATTTGTTGAACTACTTATTCAGCGAAGATCCCGTCACTGCAGTGTTGGCCCAGACCGCGACACAAGGCAAGCAGTTGGCGGACGGAAGCCCGGTTCCTTATGAGGATTATGCAGTGTTGCAACTCCAACATCGCTCGGGCATCCAAGGAACCTTGCTGACCCACTGGTTTGATTATTCGAACGAAAGGCAGACCGTCATCTACGGCGAAAAGGCCACGGCCGTAACTTATGCGGACGGGCATCCGGTGGCACTTTACCGGAAGAACGGGGAAAAGACCTACCTGGATGATCCCTCGCAGGACGGTTTCTATACAGAACCATTGACACCGATCGTCGACAAGTTTGTCGAAAGCATCGAACAGGATACAGTTCCCTTCGTGACAGCGGAACAGGGGATAACGGCATTGCGTATTCTGGCCGCCGCTTACCGCTCGCAAGCAATACAGACATGGATACCCATCGAACAGGAGGATGCATAACATGACAGAAACATTTAATGGAAGAAAAAGAATAGAAGCGGCACTCAAGAAGCAACCTTTGGACAGACCGGCCATTTCCGGTTGGCGTCACATGCCGTTGGTGGATCGGGATGTTGAGGCGTTCGCCGAAGCGACGATCGCCTTCACGGATGAGAATGATTGGGACCTGATCAAGCTGATGTCGCAAGGCCAATTCTTCGCTGAAGCCTACGGAACGCCAATCACCTTCTCGACGGATGCGAAAGAATGGGCAGGCAAAATACTGGACTATCCGATCCGGAGCGCGGAAGATTTGACCCGTTTGGTGCCTCTCAAGGCGGACAATCCGGTGATCCAGCGCGAAGCCGCTTTTGCCAAGAAAATCGTGGAGCACTACAAAAGCGAAAAAGTGGTCGTCGGTACCGTCTTCTCGCCTTTGTCATGGGTGAAGCAATTTGCGCCGGGTAACGATTCGATCGCGCATATCGTCGACGGACCGGAAGAAAGCCCGATTGCAGAATTTCTGGAGCATCACCGTGAGGAATTGAAGGCGGCGCTCGATGTGCTGCATGCCTCCAACAAGGTGTTCGTGGACGAATTGATCGCTGCCGGCGTGGACGGCTTCTTCATCGCCGAACAGTACAGTCAGCGCGGCGACATATCCGAAGCCGATTATGCCGCTTTCGCCAAACCTTATACGGATGACCTGTTGGCTTATATCAAGGACCGTACCTGGTTCAATATCCTGCATGCGCATGGACATGTCGATTTGGCTGTGGAGCGTTTTATCGATTACGATGTCCAAGCCATCAACTGGGAAGACGGCAGCGATCACGCGGAGGATCCGACCCGGTTAAGTTTCCGCAAACTACGTGCCCTGACGGATAAACTGCTGGTTGGCGGTATCTCGCCAAAAACCGATCTGACATTCTCAAATCAGGCGCAGGAAATCGAGGACTTGCTGGTCGATCGCTTGGCGGATGTCCTGACTGAAACCGGCGACACGGGCATCGTATTTGCACCCGGCTGCGCAATTTCATTGGAAGCCAACCCGGATTTTTACCAACGCATCCATGCGGCTGCCCAAAAAGTGCAGGCTACCATCCTAAAAACAGCGAACCATTAAACGAATCAGAAACATACAGGAGGAGTAAATATATGAAGCGAAAAAGATTAGTGACGACAGTAAGTTTATTGGGGGCGGCATTTTTGGCTGGATGCGGCCAGATCGGAGCGGAAACTTCAAGCGAAGCAACGAGCGGTTCTGCAGCCGAGGCGGTGGAAGTGACTACGGTGAAAGTCGCGCATACACAAAGTTCCGCACCGATGAATTATGTCGATGAGAACGGCGAATCGACCGGCTATGAAGTCAGCGTGCTGAAGGCCATCGACGAGTTATTGCCGCAGTATGAATTCGAATATGTGCCGACTTCCGACGAGGATCTGCTGATCGGGATCGAATCCGGCAAGTATGCTGTCGGAACGAAAGGCGCTTGGTACACCGAGGAACGCGCACAGAAATTCATTTTCCCTGAACATTACATCGGCGCCAGCAGTATCGGCGTGCTGATCCGTTCGGAAGATGCGGCTGAAATCACGGACTTGGAAACATTCGCGGCTGCCGGCAAGAGCCTAGTGCCGATTTCGCCGAACAACGCCCAGTACAATGTGATCCAAGCATTCAATGAAGAGCACCCGGATACGCCGATCGAGTTGACTGCGGCAGACGTATTCGAAATCGCGGATGCCTACACCTGGTTGTTGGAAGGCCGCTATGACGGCTACTTCGCCGTCAAGACCGCTTATGAAGTGAACGTGTTGGCAGAAGGCGCACCGTACAGCCAATACAAGGATGATTTTTCCTACTTCGTCTATGAAGCGCTGCCGACATGGCCGTTGTTCAACAAGGACCAACAAGCGTTGGCCGACGCATACGACGAAGCCTTCCTGCAATTGCAAGAAGACGGAACAATCGATGATTTGATGATCGAATTTCTTGGCGAAAACACATTCCAATACGTGAAGGAATAAGATTCGCGCTGCTGCCGGAGAACGGAACACAACAGCTGAAGCTACAAAGGGAGGCAAAAAGATGAATCGTCCATTCGACATCACTTATATTTGGAAGGCAGTGCCGGACATTCTGTCCGGTCTCGGCGTGACGTTGCAATTTTTGATCGGAACGATCGTGATCGGAGGCATCCTGGGATTTTTGGCGACCTGGGCAAGACTCCGCGGTCCAAAATGGCTGCGGGCAATCGTCCATAGCTATATCTGGATCATCCGCTGCACGCCTTCGATCGTCATGATGTTCTTGGTCTTTTACGGCTTGCCGGAGGTGCTGTTGGGTGTCTTCGGCATCGACATCAATAGCTGGAACCGCCTCTACTTTGTCGTCATCGCCCTGTCGCTCCTGTTCTCCGCACCTTGCTCGGAAATCATGCGTTCGGCTTACTTGGCGGTCGCTAAAGTGCAACGTGAGGCTGCCCTCAGCATCGGCCTTACGGAAGCGCAAGCGTTCAGAAGAATCGTTTTGCCCCAAGCGCTCGTGAGTGCGTTGCCGAACCTCGGAAATTCGTTCATCCTGTTGATGAAGGAGGGAGCTTTGGCCTACACCATCGGCATCGTCGACATTATGGGCAAAGGCCAGCTGATCATCGCGCGCAATCTCGGCGGGTATTCGATCGAGACCTACATCGCCTTGGCGGGCATCTATTGGCTATTGACGCTGGCGATCGAAAAAGCGTTCAAGTTGGCGGAAGACAAACTATCAGCAGGAAAACAACCGCTGCGCGCGGCCTAAGAGAAAGGAGCAAGACGCATGACCATTGATTTAGCCTATGTGCAGGAAATTCTGATCCTTGTGTTGAAGGGCATCCCGACAACACTGCGCTTGACCTTTATCCCCTTGCTGCTCGCGTTGCCGTTCGCTTTCCTGATCGCAGTGGCAAGACAGCGCAATCTCAAAGTACTGGCCCGTGTTTCCCAAGTTTATGTGTCCTTCATCAGAGGAACCCCTTTGATCGTTCAGATTCTGGTGATGTACAGCATCTTCCCGAGCCTGTTGAATGTGTTCGTGAAAAGCAGGGGAATCGATTTCGACGTTTTCGGCATCAATCCGATCTACTACGCCTATATCGTCTTTACGCTGAATACGATCGCAATCCTGTCCGAAGTCTTCCGTTCGGCCCTCGAAACGGTCGACAAACGTCAGCTGGAGGCGGCCCTTTCGATCGGCCTGCTGCCGATCCAGGCCTACCGTCGCATCGTGATTCCACAAGCATTGGTGGCGGCAACGCCGAACTTGTGCAACAGCACCGTCAATCTGCTGAAATCGACCTCGCTGGCCTTTCTGATGTCGGTCCAGGATATCACGGCCATCGCCAAGACGGAAGCGGCATTCGGCTACAATTATCTGGAGTCGTACCTTGTGATTTTCATTGTGTACATTGTGCTCTGTTCACTCGTTCAGGTGTTTTTCCAATTGTTGGAGCAGCGCTTGTCCCGCTACAAACGCGGGCGTAACATTGCCGTAAAATCAGAAAACCAACCGGAGTATTTTGTAGATGCGCGAAAGGAGCGATACCATGCTGGAATTGAGGAATATTCATAAGAAATTCGGTGAACTGGAAGTCTTGAAAGGTGTGGACATCGCCGTTGAAAAGGGCGATATCGTCGTGATCCTGGGTCCAAGCGGTTCGGGTAAGACGACCTTGCTGCGCTGCATCAACTTCCTGGAGCGCGCCGACGAGGGTTCGCTGCATTTCGATGAGATTCAGACCGAATTTTCGAAAGCAAGCAAGAAGGACATCAATGCGGTGCGGAAAAAATCTGCATTCGTTTTCCAGAATTACGGCCTGTTCGACAACAAGACGGTATTGGATAACGTCACTGAAGGCCTGATCGTCGGACGCAAAGTTCCCAAAAAGGAAGCCATCGAAGCGGCTATCCGCGCCTTGGAAAAGGTCGGGCTGAGCGACCGCTTGGCCTACTATCCTTCGCAACTATCCGGAGGCCAACAGCAACGGGTGGGCATCGCCCGCGCCCTCGCGGTCAACCCGGACGTCATCCTGTTCGACGAGCCCACTTCGGCTTTGGATCCGGAACTTGTGGGCGAAGTGCTGCAAGTGATCCGCAAACTGGCGGAGGAAGGCACCACTATGGTCATTGTCACGCATGAAATGACCTTCGCCAAGGAAGTGGCCAACCGCGTCATCTTCATGGATCAGGGGGTCATTGTGGAGGAAGGCGCCCCTGAAGCTATTTTCGGCAATCCGAAAGAAGCCCGCACCAGAGGGTTCCTGCAGCGGATTTTGGCCCGCGCTTGATCTAGCTGGCAGCTCCCTTATTTAGCTCGTCCTACCGTTCGCAACGGGGGCGAGCTTTTTGTGGTTATTGGAAGTATCGGCGTTGCCTATCACAGTTGTTCGGAAATCAGAATTATCCTAAATCATCCTGTGATGGTAAGCTACTTGTACATACATATCAAAGAAATGAATTCCAACATAGGGATAAAAATAATGAGAATCGTCAGGAGGAACAGTATGTTAAAAGATAAATGGGTCATCACGACAACGCTAGCGATAAGTTTGGTGTTGGCGGGCTGTTCGACCGGGGATGCCGCAAATACGGAAAGCAGCGAAGGGGCAGCCGCTTCATCAGCCACACCTGCCGCGGAGCAAGTCATCACTATCACGAATACGGGGGAGTTGGCTTCCTTGGACAACGCCATCTCAGCAGATAACTCCAGCTTGGTGGTGCTCGAGAACGCAAATGAAGGTCTTTATCGCGTCGGTGACGAAGGCGCGTTTGAATTGGGTATCGCCGCCGAAGAGCCTGTCGTCAGTGAAGACGGACTGGAATATACTTTCAAGATTAGGGAAGATGCGAACTGGTCGAACGGTGATCCAGTGACCGCGGAAGATTTTGTTTATACCTATCAAAAAATTGTGGATCCGGCTACGGCTTCTCCGAATATCAATAAACTGTACCCGTTGAAAAATGCCGAAGCGATCAACAATGGAGAGTTGGACAAAGCGGACTTGGGCGTGGAAGCGATCGACGAAAAGACCGTGAAGTTCACTTTGGGCAATCCGACCGCTTATTTCAAGGATTTGTTGGGGACGTCCTCTTATTTGCCGCAGAACCACCAAGTGGCGAGCGAGTTGGGCAGCGCCTACGGAACGAACAGTGAAAACACTGTGTACAACGGACCTTTTGTGGTGGAAGGTTGGGATGGCACGGATCTGAACTGGTCGATGGTTCCAAACGAAGCTTATTGGGACGCGGAAAACGTCAAATTGGATCAGATCAACTGGGAAGTCAGCAAAGAAATCGCCACGAACATCAACTTGTTCGAATCCGGTGAAGTCCAGTTGACGCAGATCAGCAATCCTTACATTGAACAATATGCAGGATCCGACGCTTTGGTGACGGAACCGAAAGCTCTGTCCGGCTATGTCTGGTTTAACCAAGGCCGCACGAGCACAGCCAATGTCCATCTGCGGAAAGCTCTTTCTACTTCGTTCGACAAGGAAGCGTATGTGGATACCGTTTTGAATGACGGTTCCGTGCCTTCGAATGGTTTTGTGCCTTCCAATTACGCCTTCAATCCGGAAACCGATGAAGATTTCCGCGAAGAGAGCGGCGATTTGGCAGTCTACGATCTGGAAACGGCACAGGCCGAGTGGGAAACCGCTAAGGAAGAATTGGGCATCGAAACATTGTCGATCGAATTGCTGACTTCCGATACCGAAACTTCCAAGACGACTGCCGAATTTCTGCAATCACAATGGCAACAGAACTTGCCCGGTTTGACGATCACAATCCGCAATGTGCCGCTGAAGAGCCGGATGGAATCGACCACGAACGGTGATTACGACATCGCCTACGGAACGTATACCCCGAGTTACGCCGATCCGATTGCCTTTCTGGAGATGTATGAATCCACAAGCGGCCTGAACAGTTCGCGCTTTGCGGATGAAGGTTACGATGCCTTGTTGGACGACACCAGAAGCACGTATGCGAACGATCCGGAACAACGTTGGGAAACACTGTTGGCGGCGGAAGAAACCTTGATTGCCGAGAACGCCGTGAATGCGCCGATCTATCAAGGCGCCAACGCCAACTTGGTCGATCCGTCCTTGAAGGATGTGCAGATCCAACCAGTGGGCGCAGCGATGTATTTCCGAACGGCTTACGTGGAAGAGTAAACGGACAATAGACTGAAAACAAGCACTTGAGAAAATATCCGCTTAACGGGCGTGCCTTCAGAAGGCGACCGTTAGTCGGATATTTCCTTATATTGATATGAAAAGCGTCAAAGAAAGGCGGATGAGGTATATGTACGAAAATTTATTGGAAAGATTCATCGCATACGCAAAGGTCGACACGCGTTCGGATGACAGCAGCTACACGGTGCCGTCAACGCATAACCAGGTGACATTTGCCTTGGAGTTGGCAAAGGAACTGATCAGAATCGGTCTGGAGGAGGTCGAATATAATGAAACGAACGGCTTTCTGACCGCGACCCTGCCAAGCAATACGGCAGAAGCAGTGCCGGTCATCGGTTTCATTGCGCATCTGGACACGGCCGATTTCAACTCAGTCAATATCCATCCACAGGTCCATTGTGCTTATGATGGCGGCGATATCGTCTTGAACGAGGCTGAAAAAATTATCCTCTCGCCGAAGGAATTCCCGCGCTTGCGGAACTATATCGGGGAGACGGTCATCACTACGGACGGCACGACCCTGTTGGGCGCCGACGACAAAGCCGGCATTGCCTCGATCGTGACCGCCTGCGAGCAATTCATCGCGCATCCGGAACGGAAGCACGGGAAGATCCGTCTTGCTTTCGGACCCGATGAAGAACTTGGGGCTCGCGGGGCGAAACTGTTCGATGTGGACCGTTTCGCGGCCGACTTCGCCTACACGATCGATGGCGGGCCGATTGGAAATCTGACTTACGACAATTTCAATGCAGCCCAAGCGGAACTCACCATCCGCGGTACGAGCGTCCATCCCGGTTCCGCAAAGGATACGATGGTCAACGCTTTGCTGGTCGCCAGCCAATTTGCGACAGCTTTGCCTCAGCACGAAACTCCGGAACGCACCAGTGGCTACGAAGGATACTACTTCCTGACTTGCCAGAGCGGGACCGTCGACGAAGTCAAACAGACTTACTACATCCGCGATCATGACCGGGACGGCTTTGCTGCCCGCAAGCGACTCTTCACCGAACAGGTGGCAACTTTCAACTCCCAATTTGCCGATCCGCGTATTTCCTTGACGTTGTTCGACCAATACTACAATATGCGCGACATCATCGAGCAGCATCCGGTCGTCGTTGACCTGGCTGTGCAGGCTTATGAATCCTGCGGCATCACGCCGGTCTTCAAACCGATGCGTGGCGGTACGGACGGCTGCATCATCTCGCACAAAGGCTTGCCGACCCCGAACCTGTTCTCCGGCACAGAAAATGGCCACGGGAAATACGAATTCGTGACGCTGGAGACGCTGGAGAAATCCGTCGATGTCATCATGGCGATCGCCGAAAAGAATGCTGCGTTGGTTGGAACTGCCGAGGTTGCCGGGAATACCGGGCATGTTGCGGTTGCCGAATACAGCGTGGAAATTGGATAACTATAAACGGATATGATGCCAAAAAAACGGATTCCGCAGCGGAATCCGTTTTTTTCTACCCCAAATAGTCTGTATGGAATTGCAGATGTTCTTCTATAAAGGAAGCAATCGTA is a window from the Trichococcus shcherbakoviae genome containing:
- a CDS encoding Gfo/Idh/MocA family protein, with amino-acid sequence MVGIVIIGCGDVSKQRHAPLSDKNEKVDLVGFYNRTIAKAEAFQKKYGGKVYRTLEEIWEDGTVDAVIVATNEQSHSPITIAALEAGKHVLCEKPMADSVAEAERMQQTAEKTGKKLMIIHNQRLYPAHQLLKKLLTEGTLGKIHAYRTTLANQGQENDGWGTAVPDFYDRIGHTNGALAQVGVHRIDLLNYLFSEDPVTAVLAQTATQGKQLADGSPVPYEDYAVLQLQHRSGIQGTLLTHWFDYSNERQTVIYGEKATAVTYADGHPVALYRKNGEKTYLDDPSQDGFYTEPLTPIVDKFVESIEQDTVPFVTAEQGITALRILAAAYRSQAIQTWIPIEQEDA
- a CDS encoding uroporphyrinogen decarboxylase family protein translates to MTETFNGRKRIEAALKKQPLDRPAISGWRHMPLVDRDVEAFAEATIAFTDENDWDLIKLMSQGQFFAEAYGTPITFSTDAKEWAGKILDYPIRSAEDLTRLVPLKADNPVIQREAAFAKKIVEHYKSEKVVVGTVFSPLSWVKQFAPGNDSIAHIVDGPEESPIAEFLEHHREELKAALDVLHASNKVFVDELIAAGVDGFFIAEQYSQRGDISEADYAAFAKPYTDDLLAYIKDRTWFNILHAHGHVDLAVERFIDYDVQAINWEDGSDHAEDPTRLSFRKLRALTDKLLVGGISPKTDLTFSNQAQEIEDLLVDRLADVLTETGDTGIVFAPGCAISLEANPDFYQRIHAAAQKVQATILKTANH
- a CDS encoding transporter substrate-binding domain-containing protein; translated protein: MKRKRLVTTVSLLGAAFLAGCGQIGAETSSEATSGSAAEAVEVTTVKVAHTQSSAPMNYVDENGESTGYEVSVLKAIDELLPQYEFEYVPTSDEDLLIGIESGKYAVGTKGAWYTEERAQKFIFPEHYIGASSIGVLIRSEDAAEITDLETFAAAGKSLVPISPNNAQYNVIQAFNEEHPDTPIELTAADVFEIADAYTWLLEGRYDGYFAVKTAYEVNVLAEGAPYSQYKDDFSYFVYEALPTWPLFNKDQQALADAYDEAFLQLQEDGTIDDLMIEFLGENTFQYVKE
- a CDS encoding amino acid ABC transporter permease — translated: MNRPFDITYIWKAVPDILSGLGVTLQFLIGTIVIGGILGFLATWARLRGPKWLRAIVHSYIWIIRCTPSIVMMFLVFYGLPEVLLGVFGIDINSWNRLYFVVIALSLLFSAPCSEIMRSAYLAVAKVQREAALSIGLTEAQAFRRIVLPQALVSALPNLGNSFILLMKEGALAYTIGIVDIMGKGQLIIARNLGGYSIETYIALAGIYWLLTLAIEKAFKLAEDKLSAGKQPLRAA
- a CDS encoding amino acid ABC transporter permease, encoding MDLAYVQEILILVLKGIPTTLRLTFIPLLLALPFAFLIAVARQRNLKVLARVSQVYVSFIRGTPLIVQILVMYSIFPSLLNVFVKSRGIDFDVFGINPIYYAYIVFTLNTIAILSEVFRSALETVDKRQLEAALSIGLLPIQAYRRIVIPQALVAATPNLCNSTVNLLKSTSLAFLMSVQDITAIAKTEAAFGYNYLESYLVIFIVYIVLCSLVQVFFQLLEQRLSRYKRGRNIAVKSENQPEYFVDARKERYHAGIEEYS
- a CDS encoding amino acid ABC transporter ATP-binding protein, whose translation is MLELRNIHKKFGELEVLKGVDIAVEKGDIVVILGPSGSGKTTLLRCINFLERADEGSLHFDEIQTEFSKASKKDINAVRKKSAFVFQNYGLFDNKTVLDNVTEGLIVGRKVPKKEAIEAAIRALEKVGLSDRLAYYPSQLSGGQQQRVGIARALAVNPDVILFDEPTSALDPELVGEVLQVIRKLAEEGTTMVIVTHEMTFAKEVANRVIFMDQGVIVEEGAPEAIFGNPKEARTRGFLQRILARA
- a CDS encoding peptide ABC transporter substrate-binding protein — encoded protein: MLKDKWVITTTLAISLVLAGCSTGDAANTESSEGAAASSATPAAEQVITITNTGELASLDNAISADNSSLVVLENANEGLYRVGDEGAFELGIAAEEPVVSEDGLEYTFKIREDANWSNGDPVTAEDFVYTYQKIVDPATASPNINKLYPLKNAEAINNGELDKADLGVEAIDEKTVKFTLGNPTAYFKDLLGTSSYLPQNHQVASELGSAYGTNSENTVYNGPFVVEGWDGTDLNWSMVPNEAYWDAENVKLDQINWEVSKEIATNINLFESGEVQLTQISNPYIEQYAGSDALVTEPKALSGYVWFNQGRTSTANVHLRKALSTSFDKEAYVDTVLNDGSVPSNGFVPSNYAFNPETDEDFREESGDLAVYDLETAQAEWETAKEELGIETLSIELLTSDTETSKTTAEFLQSQWQQNLPGLTITIRNVPLKSRMESTTNGDYDIAYGTYTPSYADPIAFLEMYESTSGLNSSRFADEGYDALLDDTRSTYANDPEQRWETLLAAEETLIAENAVNAPIYQGANANLVDPSLKDVQIQPVGAAMYFRTAYVEE
- the pepT gene encoding peptidase T; amino-acid sequence: MYENLLERFIAYAKVDTRSDDSSYTVPSTHNQVTFALELAKELIRIGLEEVEYNETNGFLTATLPSNTAEAVPVIGFIAHLDTADFNSVNIHPQVHCAYDGGDIVLNEAEKIILSPKEFPRLRNYIGETVITTDGTTLLGADDKAGIASIVTACEQFIAHPERKHGKIRLAFGPDEELGARGAKLFDVDRFAADFAYTIDGGPIGNLTYDNFNAAQAELTIRGTSVHPGSAKDTMVNALLVASQFATALPQHETPERTSGYEGYYFLTCQSGTVDEVKQTYYIRDHDRDGFAARKRLFTEQVATFNSQFADPRISLTLFDQYYNMRDIIEQHPVVVDLAVQAYESCGITPVFKPMRGGTDGCIISHKGLPTPNLFSGTENGHGKYEFVTLETLEKSVDVIMAIAEKNAALVGTAEVAGNTGHVAVAEYSVEIG